Proteins encoded by one window of Polyangiaceae bacterium:
- a CDS encoding protein kinase gives MTGLSHDLAPGTLLGRYEILAPIADGGMARVWAARLTGSRGFKKTVAIKTQSPLVSDDVRFEAMFLDEARIASRIRHGNVVTILDLGEERELLYLVMEYVDGEPLQVLRRAAAPRGGMPLHLSLKIVADIARGLHAAHELSAEDGTPIGLVHRDVSPQNVLVSYSGAVKVTDFGIAKAAGRVSQTTDRTLKGKPAYMAPEQLDGAQVDRRADVFALGIVLYQLTCGVHPFRGENDLATVKNILSQRPVQRPRDVSPAVDARLEEVILTAIERDPARRFQSAAALEQALDALSRRPAKDEELGALMETLLGDKGRERRQQLEQAMVEADVRARLSPPRSSATPVSTNVPPLSASVPGDRTSQLPSAPGSDIGTQVGYASHAPEPHPRRPLAAFAVFGLALLLGAGVGAWALTQRSTPNAPTAPSGARAPEAPPKVVVAPLPAESAPAPPSDSEARAPHVVAVAPHRAAVPVAPAPAPSPSASVAPPPVSAEHAKPKPPPSRPPVPVMEPGF, from the coding sequence TTGACCGGTCTATCGCACGACCTTGCGCCGGGAACGTTGCTCGGCCGCTACGAGATCCTCGCGCCCATCGCGGACGGCGGGATGGCGCGCGTGTGGGCCGCTCGGCTGACGGGCTCTCGCGGCTTCAAGAAGACCGTTGCCATCAAGACCCAGAGCCCCCTCGTCTCCGACGACGTGCGCTTCGAGGCCATGTTCTTGGACGAGGCGCGCATTGCGTCGCGGATTCGTCACGGCAACGTGGTGACGATCCTGGATCTGGGGGAGGAGCGCGAGCTGCTCTATCTGGTGATGGAGTACGTGGACGGTGAGCCGCTGCAGGTCCTGCGGCGCGCCGCGGCCCCCCGCGGCGGCATGCCCTTGCACCTGTCGCTGAAGATCGTCGCAGACATCGCTCGCGGGCTGCACGCGGCCCACGAGCTCAGCGCGGAAGATGGCACGCCCATCGGTTTGGTGCATCGCGACGTGTCGCCCCAGAACGTCCTCGTCTCCTACAGCGGCGCCGTGAAGGTGACGGACTTCGGCATCGCCAAGGCCGCGGGCCGCGTATCGCAGACGACGGACCGTACGCTCAAGGGCAAGCCGGCGTACATGGCGCCGGAGCAGCTCGATGGCGCTCAGGTCGACCGCCGTGCGGACGTCTTCGCCCTTGGCATCGTGCTGTATCAGCTCACTTGTGGCGTTCATCCGTTCCGCGGCGAGAACGACCTCGCGACGGTGAAGAACATCTTGTCCCAGCGGCCCGTACAGCGACCGCGGGACGTGAGCCCCGCCGTGGATGCTCGCCTGGAAGAGGTGATCCTGACCGCCATCGAGCGCGATCCGGCGCGGCGATTCCAGTCGGCGGCGGCGCTGGAGCAGGCGCTCGACGCGCTGTCTCGTCGTCCCGCCAAGGACGAAGAGCTGGGCGCGCTGATGGAGACGTTGCTCGGCGACAAGGGGCGAGAGCGCCGCCAGCAGCTGGAGCAGGCCATGGTGGAGGCGGACGTGCGGGCGCGACTATCGCCGCCCCGCTCGAGCGCGACGCCGGTGTCCACCAACGTGCCACCGCTTTCGGCGAGCGTGCCGGGAGATCGAACCAGTCAGCTCCCGAGCGCGCCTGGCTCCGACATCGGCACGCAGGTCGGGTACGCGTCGCACGCGCCGGAGCCTCACCCGCGGCGGCCCCTGGCCGCCTTCGCCGTTTTTGGCCTGGCATTGCTGCTCGGGGCGGGCGTCGGAGCCTGGGCGCTCACGCAGCGATCGACGCCGAACGCTCCCACCGCGCCGAGCGGAGCGCGCGCTCCCGAGGCGCCGCCCAAGGTCGTCGTCGCTCCGCTGCCCGCCGAGTCCGCCCCCGCGCCGCCCTCGGATTCCGAAGCGAGGGCGCCCCACGTCGTCGCCGTCGCGCCGCATCGCGCCGCCGTACCTGTGGCGCCCGCGCCGGCGCCGAGCCCTTCAGCGAGCGTCGCGCCGCCGCCGGTCAGCGCCGAGCACGCCAAGCCCAAGCCGCCGCCGAGCCGCCCTCCCGTTCCCGTGATGGAACCCGGGTTCTGA
- a CDS encoding mandelate racemase/muconate lactonizing enzyme family protein produces the protein MSSVARIELFHVAIPLPATFRPSWIPGFPQNENRFTLIKVVTDDGVEGFSAGPAMGRERAGLGELVGPYLLGAEATDISLVQQRLREMGYLGWKNWWIEPAFWDIKGKLAGQPVCKLLGGEPCTVELYASSGEVREPGARIDEAEARYAEGFRAFKLRVHDFDPRVDERQVVETAKALGGRMKLGVDVNQAWRVTAIGPAPLWDLERAQRFSDVCADAGYAWVEEPLPMDAYDDLAALTRVSRVPISGGELHTGGLPELRMMIERKCYSVFQPDAIFTGGIAQTLEVAKLCRQHGLGYTPHTWTNGIGFAVNLQLLAVSGFAGEKQLEYPLDPPGWVPEARDGILTQPFSHDRGQLTVPSTPGLGFEIDPRALAKHGERFFVMDKKRLVWFSLKTRGLKASMEIDKARKARPPA, from the coding sequence ATGTCCAGCGTCGCCCGCATCGAGCTGTTCCATGTCGCGATCCCCCTACCTGCCACCTTCCGGCCTTCGTGGATCCCGGGCTTCCCGCAGAACGAGAATCGCTTCACCCTGATCAAGGTCGTCACCGACGACGGCGTCGAGGGCTTCAGCGCGGGTCCTGCCATGGGCCGCGAACGCGCGGGCCTCGGAGAGCTGGTGGGGCCGTACCTGCTCGGCGCCGAGGCCACGGACATTTCTCTCGTCCAGCAGCGGCTCCGGGAGATGGGCTACCTCGGCTGGAAGAACTGGTGGATCGAGCCGGCCTTCTGGGACATCAAGGGCAAGCTGGCAGGGCAGCCCGTGTGCAAGCTCCTCGGCGGCGAGCCGTGCACCGTGGAGCTGTATGCCTCCAGCGGCGAGGTGCGCGAGCCGGGCGCTCGCATCGACGAAGCCGAGGCGCGCTACGCCGAGGGCTTCCGCGCCTTCAAGCTGCGGGTCCACGACTTCGACCCACGCGTGGACGAGCGCCAGGTGGTGGAGACCGCCAAGGCCCTCGGCGGCCGCATGAAGCTCGGAGTGGACGTGAACCAGGCTTGGCGGGTGACCGCCATCGGCCCCGCGCCGCTGTGGGATCTGGAGCGCGCCCAGCGTTTCTCGGACGTGTGCGCCGACGCCGGCTACGCCTGGGTGGAAGAACCCTTGCCCATGGACGCCTACGACGATCTAGCCGCCCTCACGCGGGTGAGCCGCGTGCCCATCAGCGGGGGCGAGCTCCACACCGGCGGCCTCCCGGAGCTCCGCATGATGATCGAGCGGAAGTGCTACTCGGTGTTCCAACCCGACGCGATCTTCACGGGCGGCATCGCGCAGACACTGGAGGTCGCCAAGCTCTGCAGACAGCACGGCCTCGGCTACACGCCTCACACCTGGACCAATGGCATCGGCTTCGCGGTGAACCTGCAGCTCCTGGCCGTCAGCGGCTTCGCCGGGGAAAAGCAGCTCGAATATCCACTGGATCCCCCCGGCTGGGTGCCCGAGGCGCGCGACGGCATCCTCACCCAGCCGTTCTCCCACGACCGCGGTCAGCTGACGGTACCCAGCACGCCCGGCCTCGGCTTCGAGATCGACCCTCGCGCCCTCGCCAAGCACGGCGAGCGCTTCTTCGTGATGGACAAGAAGCGCCTCGTCTGGTTCTCGCTCAAGACGCGCGGACTGAAAGCGTCGATGGAGATCGACAAGGCCCGTAAAGCGCGGCCGCCGGCGTGA
- a CDS encoding endonuclease/exonuclease/phosphatase family protein: MRVHPSLLLWSALLLAQACGSSDDPGGAGATGGSGGTATGGVAGTDASLGGSAGSVAGAGGVAGTDASLGGSAGSDAGAGGVAGTDASTGGASGASTGGTGGVAPNPNFDCPTPNDAGTLGDAGVGVRLRVVAANLTSSNFQAYEDPGIRILQGLAPDVALVQEMNYLHGTLRDLVDTAFDPSFCFFRETQAGGIPNGIVSRYPIVAHGEWPDTSVPDRDFAWARIDVPGAVDLWAVSVHLKTTSAGVRASEAQALIGFVQSQVPAGDYLVIGGDLNTDSTGESALGVLSARVVTGGPRPVDQNDNDDTNQNRNKPYDWVLPSPGLSALEVPVQQGASSYPSGLVFDSRVYTPLSEVTPVQVGDSGAVSMQHMAVVKDFQLP, translated from the coding sequence ATGCGCGTCCATCCGTCCCTCCTGCTCTGGAGCGCCCTGCTGCTCGCACAGGCATGTGGCAGCTCGGACGACCCGGGCGGCGCAGGTGCGACCGGGGGCAGCGGCGGCACTGCGACCGGCGGCGTCGCGGGAACGGATGCATCGCTGGGCGGCAGCGCGGGGAGCGTCGCGGGAGCAGGGGGCGTCGCGGGAACGGATGCGTCGCTGGGCGGCAGCGCGGGGAGCGACGCGGGAGCGGGGGGCGTCGCGGGCACGGATGCGTCGACGGGCGGAGCTTCGGGCGCGTCGACGGGCGGCACCGGCGGCGTCGCGCCGAACCCGAACTTCGATTGCCCGACGCCGAACGACGCGGGCACCTTGGGCGATGCCGGCGTCGGGGTGCGCCTGCGCGTGGTGGCGGCCAATCTCACCAGCAGCAATTTCCAGGCCTACGAAGATCCCGGCATTCGCATTCTCCAAGGCCTCGCGCCGGACGTCGCGCTGGTCCAGGAGATGAACTACCTGCACGGCACCCTGCGCGACCTGGTGGACACCGCGTTCGACCCGAGCTTTTGCTTCTTTCGAGAGACCCAGGCCGGCGGCATTCCGAACGGCATCGTCAGCCGCTATCCGATCGTGGCTCACGGCGAATGGCCCGACACCAGCGTTCCGGATCGCGACTTCGCCTGGGCGCGCATCGATGTGCCCGGTGCCGTGGATTTGTGGGCGGTGAGCGTGCACCTGAAGACCACCAGCGCCGGAGTGCGGGCGTCGGAAGCGCAGGCCCTGATCGGCTTCGTGCAGTCGCAGGTGCCGGCGGGGGACTACCTGGTGATCGGCGGCGATCTCAACACGGACAGCACCGGAGAGAGCGCCCTCGGCGTGCTGTCGGCGCGGGTCGTGACGGGTGGTCCTCGTCCGGTGGATCAGAACGACAACGACGACACCAACCAGAACCGCAACAAGCCCTACGACTGGGTGCTGCCGAGCCCGGGCCTCTCGGCGCTAGAGGTGCCGGTGCAGCAGGGCGCGAGCAGCTATCCCTCGGGGTTGGTGTTCGACAGCCGCGTGTACACGCCACTGTCGGAAGTCACGCCGGTGCAAGTGGGAGATTCCGGCGCCGTCAGCATGCAGCACATGGCCGTGGTCAAAGACTTCCAGTTGCCTTGA
- a CDS encoding VWA domain-containing protein, translating to MLRARSLIRWAAAMALFSAPFVACGGEEPDNLVSPCDGALKDQCGAACTGITDCAAGLYCGADKKCTADCTPGGGQCGAGKQCDNNGRCTTGIVIPDGGNGDGSSADGCIKVDVTFEKQTPTVVLLIDQSGSMSDNFGGQSRWKVVHDALMDPSTGIVKNLENEIRFGLALYTSDGGSAGGKQCPVLTEVSMKLGNYAAIKAVYDPAGPEGDTPTGESIDKVVTTLAPYTEPGPKVIVLATDGEPDTCAEPNPQNGQPEAIKAAQDAFKKDIRTYIISVGDQVSLGHLQDMANAGQGLAVGGSKNATYYQALDQNALKKAFEEIIYGVRPCTFTLNGTVDPADAGKGTVLLDGKPLGYQDADGWKLNPPSEVELTGAACQAIKTGDHSVSIDFPCGVFVPADPR from the coding sequence ATGCTACGAGCTCGCAGCCTGATTCGATGGGCGGCCGCGATGGCGCTGTTTTCGGCACCGTTCGTGGCATGCGGCGGGGAAGAACCGGACAACCTGGTTTCCCCGTGTGATGGCGCGCTGAAGGATCAGTGCGGTGCCGCTTGCACGGGGATTACGGATTGCGCCGCGGGCCTGTACTGCGGCGCCGACAAGAAGTGCACGGCGGACTGCACGCCGGGCGGCGGACAGTGCGGCGCCGGCAAACAGTGCGACAACAACGGGCGCTGCACGACGGGCATCGTCATTCCCGATGGGGGCAACGGCGACGGCAGCTCCGCCGACGGCTGCATCAAGGTGGACGTCACCTTCGAGAAGCAGACCCCCACGGTGGTGCTGCTCATCGACCAATCCGGCAGCATGAGCGACAACTTCGGCGGCCAGAGTCGCTGGAAGGTGGTGCACGACGCGCTCATGGACCCCAGCACCGGCATCGTGAAGAACCTGGAGAACGAGATCCGCTTCGGCCTCGCGCTGTACACCAGCGACGGCGGCAGCGCCGGCGGGAAGCAGTGCCCGGTGTTGACCGAGGTGAGCATGAAGCTCGGAAATTACGCCGCCATCAAGGCGGTGTACGATCCCGCGGGCCCCGAGGGAGACACGCCCACGGGAGAGAGCATCGACAAGGTCGTGACCACCCTCGCGCCCTACACCGAGCCCGGGCCGAAGGTCATCGTGTTGGCGACGGACGGCGAGCCCGATACTTGCGCCGAGCCGAACCCGCAGAACGGACAACCGGAGGCCATCAAGGCCGCCCAGGACGCGTTCAAGAAGGACATCCGCACGTACATCATCTCCGTGGGCGATCAGGTGAGCCTCGGCCACTTGCAGGACATGGCCAACGCGGGCCAGGGCCTGGCCGTGGGTGGCTCGAAGAACGCGACGTACTATCAGGCGCTCGACCAGAACGCTTTGAAGAAGGCCTTCGAGGAGATCATCTACGGCGTGCGGCCCTGCACCTTCACCCTCAACGGCACCGTGGATCCGGCGGATGCCGGCAAGGGCACGGTGCTCCTGGACGGCAAGCCCCTCGGCTATCAGGACGCCGACGGCTGGAAGCTCAACCCGCCGAGCGAGGTGGAGCTCACCGGTGCGGCCTGCCAGGCCATCAAGACCGGCGACCACAGCGTGAGCATCGACTTCCCCTGCGGCGTGTTCGTTCCGGCGGATCCGAGGTAG
- a CDS encoding LamG domain-containing protein gives MKLLSYTAVLGCVAVSVAACSSGGSSNGGSGASGGSGATDGASGAGGSSGASGAGGTSGASGAGGTGGSAGLDGGTDASDAGTPCTGEPLSHVVSWWRGNGFLDALGLNPGTNGGAAALTANTPIGSAFSLSGASGSFIDVADSSSLDFTTAVTLEGWINPNVLGGRIIDKVAAGGTDGYLLDTNAGKLRMIVGSASAVSSANLVAHQWTHVAGTYDGSNLRVYIDGAESGVTASSGPIPTNAHPFRIGGDVKGNSRFDGELDEIRVFDAALSGAEVKKLYLAGLAKKSGVAWWSGEYDYDDSFGSNDGAPAGAVVAFSSGTVGQAFKLNGTSYVEVPDSASLDVTSAVTLEAWVTQDVANGRIIDKIAAGGTNGYLLDISGGKLRLLLGSTSLVSTESLPVGVPTHVAGTFSVASGTMTLYINGVPAGSKASSTPIPTNTLPLRLGAAANGSNRLTGMIDEARIFSRELSASEILDLYQEIRCP, from the coding sequence ATGAAGCTCCTCTCGTACACCGCGGTTCTGGGTTGCGTGGCCGTCAGCGTCGCGGCGTGCTCGAGCGGCGGATCGAGCAACGGCGGATCGGGTGCAAGCGGCGGCTCCGGCGCGACGGACGGCGCGAGCGGAGCGGGCGGAAGTTCCGGCGCGAGTGGAGCGGGCGGCACCTCCGGCGCGAGCGGGGCGGGCGGAACTGGCGGCAGCGCTGGGCTCGACGGCGGGACGGACGCGTCCGACGCGGGCACTCCATGCACCGGCGAGCCCTTGTCCCACGTCGTCAGCTGGTGGCGCGGGAACGGGTTTCTGGACGCCCTGGGCTTGAACCCAGGCACCAACGGCGGCGCCGCTGCGCTCACGGCCAACACCCCGATCGGATCGGCCTTCTCTCTTTCGGGCGCCAGCGGCTCCTTCATCGACGTTGCGGATTCGTCGAGCCTCGATTTCACGACAGCCGTCACCCTCGAGGGCTGGATCAACCCGAACGTGCTCGGTGGTCGCATCATCGACAAGGTCGCGGCGGGCGGCACGGACGGCTACCTGCTCGATACGAACGCCGGCAAGCTGCGGATGATCGTAGGCAGTGCCTCCGCTGTGAGTAGCGCCAATCTCGTGGCCCATCAGTGGACGCACGTCGCGGGCACCTATGACGGTAGCAACTTGCGCGTCTACATCGACGGAGCGGAGTCTGGGGTCACGGCGTCGTCCGGACCGATCCCGACCAATGCCCATCCCTTCAGGATCGGCGGCGACGTGAAAGGCAACAGCCGCTTCGACGGTGAGCTCGACGAGATTCGCGTGTTCGATGCAGCGCTGAGCGGTGCGGAGGTCAAGAAGCTCTACCTCGCTGGGTTGGCCAAGAAGAGTGGCGTGGCTTGGTGGAGCGGCGAGTACGACTACGACGACTCTTTCGGTTCCAACGATGGCGCGCCCGCTGGAGCAGTGGTCGCCTTCTCTTCCGGCACGGTGGGTCAAGCGTTCAAGCTGAATGGCACGAGCTATGTGGAAGTTCCCGATTCCGCCAGCCTCGACGTGACCTCTGCCGTCACTTTGGAGGCGTGGGTCACGCAAGACGTGGCGAATGGACGCATCATCGACAAGATCGCGGCCGGCGGTACGAACGGCTACTTGTTGGACATCAGCGGCGGAAAGCTCCGATTGCTGCTGGGCTCGACCAGCCTGGTGAGCACCGAGTCGCTGCCGGTGGGGGTTCCGACGCACGTTGCCGGCACGTTCAGCGTGGCGAGCGGAACGATGACCCTCTACATCAACGGCGTGCCAGCCGGCAGCAAAGCGTCCTCCACGCCGATCCCCACCAACACCCTGCCGCTCCGGCTGGGCGCCGCTGCCAACGGAAGCAATCGATTGACCGGCATGATCGACGAAGCTCGCATCTTCAGTCGCGAGCTGTCGGCCAGCGAGATCTTGGATCTGTACCAAGAGATCCGCTGCCCGTAG
- a CDS encoding amidohydrolase family protein yields the protein MSRRFLIVAALPVLALGCRSEAPAQSHAPPDASFVLAGATLVGVGVRDVEISGGRIVKIAASIPSARRIDESGRFLVPALIDSHVHLAVLPRAEELATGGVAAVVDLASPKSFLARSHAPLEVLASGPMITAPGGYPTQSWGQDGYGEEVSGPDAGAQAVNELFALGARVVKLPVTGPPVLDDATLEAVVRAAHAKGMKVATHALSDAEALRAAQAGADVLAHTPAETLSEETLAAWQGRAVISTLSAFGGSAAEANLAALRARGVTVLYGTDFGNTTVLGASKAEIVALEAAGLDGAAVLAAATRVPAGYWGFSGLGSIEAGKVASLLVLASDPTVDASVLSEPVEVYLEGSRR from the coding sequence GTGAGCCGTCGTTTTCTGATCGTCGCCGCCCTTCCGGTCCTCGCCCTCGGGTGCCGCTCGGAAGCGCCGGCACAATCCCACGCGCCCCCGGATGCGAGCTTCGTCCTGGCCGGAGCGACGCTGGTCGGAGTGGGCGTACGGGACGTCGAGATCTCCGGCGGCCGCATCGTGAAGATCGCAGCGTCGATCCCGAGCGCGCGGCGCATCGACGAGAGCGGACGCTTCCTGGTTCCTGCCCTGATCGACAGCCACGTTCACCTGGCGGTCCTGCCGCGCGCGGAGGAGCTGGCCACTGGCGGTGTGGCCGCGGTCGTGGACTTGGCATCCCCCAAGAGCTTCCTGGCTCGCTCCCACGCGCCCCTCGAGGTGCTGGCGTCGGGCCCGATGATCACGGCGCCCGGCGGCTATCCGACCCAGAGCTGGGGCCAGGATGGCTACGGCGAGGAGGTTTCCGGCCCCGACGCGGGAGCTCAGGCGGTGAACGAGCTGTTCGCCCTCGGCGCGCGAGTGGTGAAGCTCCCGGTGACGGGACCGCCGGTGCTGGACGACGCCACCTTGGAAGCGGTCGTTCGAGCGGCACACGCCAAGGGCATGAAGGTCGCCACCCACGCGCTGAGCGACGCGGAGGCGCTACGCGCCGCCCAAGCTGGCGCTGACGTGCTGGCGCACACCCCCGCGGAGACGCTCTCCGAGGAGACGCTGGCGGCCTGGCAGGGGCGCGCGGTGATCAGCACGCTATCGGCCTTCGGGGGCAGCGCCGCAGAAGCGAACCTCGCGGCCCTTCGCGCGCGGGGTGTCACCGTGCTCTACGGCACCGACTTCGGCAACACCACGGTGCTCGGCGCCAGCAAGGCAGAGATCGTCGCGCTGGAAGCCGCCGGCCTCGACGGCGCCGCCGTGCTCGCCGCCGCCACGCGCGTTCCTGCCGGCTACTGGGGGTTCTCGGGGCTGGGTAGCATCGAGGCCGGCAAGGTCGCGAGCCTTCTGGTGCTTGCCTCGGATCCCACCGTCGATGCGTCGGTGCTCTCGGAGCCGGTCGAAGTCTATCTCGAGGGATCGCGGCGCTGA
- a CDS encoding FadR family transcriptional regulator codes for MLDHARKADEIADDLMRRIVAGELAVGDLLPREADLAEHYGVNRSVVREALKLLEVHRLVEPRRRRGTEVLDPLGSVTPQVITAMLVPADRVDPEMLAELLEIRALLDSEMCGLAAERHTDAELAEIEACVEGITRGDAQAVEELGLAMARASHNRLFVMLSNWHRQITKQLAPHFGRVRSRAAEVNAYALLLDALRRRDRKLARSLTAQFHEWANHELIASVKGESSCSKK; via the coding sequence ATGCTGGATCATGCGAGAAAGGCCGACGAGATCGCGGACGACCTGATGCGACGCATCGTCGCCGGGGAGCTCGCCGTCGGTGATCTGCTACCCCGGGAGGCGGATCTCGCGGAGCACTACGGGGTCAATCGCAGCGTGGTGCGGGAGGCCCTGAAGCTCCTCGAGGTACATCGCCTGGTGGAGCCGCGCCGCCGCCGGGGAACCGAGGTGCTCGATCCTCTCGGCTCCGTCACGCCGCAGGTGATCACGGCCATGCTGGTCCCGGCGGACCGAGTCGATCCCGAGATGCTCGCGGAGCTGCTCGAGATCCGCGCCCTGCTCGATTCCGAAATGTGTGGGCTCGCCGCCGAACGCCACACGGACGCGGAGCTCGCGGAGATCGAGGCCTGCGTCGAGGGCATCACGCGCGGAGATGCCCAGGCCGTTGAAGAGCTGGGCTTGGCGATGGCGCGGGCCAGCCACAACCGTCTGTTCGTGATGCTCTCCAACTGGCATCGGCAAATCACGAAGCAGCTCGCGCCTCACTTCGGCCGCGTGCGCTCGCGCGCCGCGGAAGTGAACGCCTACGCGCTCTTGCTCGATGCCTTGCGGCGCCGCGATCGAAAGCTCGCGCGCTCGCTCACTGCGCAGTTCCACGAATGGGCCAATCACGAGCTCATCGCATCCGTGAAGGGAGAATCGTCGTGCTCCAAGAAGTGA
- a CDS encoding SDR family oxidoreductase: MSLVALLKGKGPSGFGYGSTAEEVTEGIDLGGRNVLVTGASSGLGLETVRVLALRGARVIAVARSEEKARGAIDAAHASGALPVACELAEPESVLSCVSAVEKDGVRLDAIICNAGIMALPKLEKVHGYEKQFFTNHIGHFLLVTRLLPRLAETGRVVMLSSSAHSGAPPEGIAFDNLQGEKSYSPWAAYGQSKLANLLFARELSRRLSSDKQTANAVHPGVIKTNLGRNMPAPARAALAIASPLVLKSEAQGAATQCYVAVHPDAASITGEYFADCNVSSSTRQGRDMDLAERLWEESERIIERVS, translated from the coding sequence ATGTCGCTGGTTGCACTGCTGAAGGGCAAAGGGCCGAGTGGCTTCGGCTATGGCTCCACCGCGGAGGAGGTCACCGAGGGCATCGATCTCGGCGGCCGCAACGTCCTGGTCACGGGCGCGAGCTCCGGCCTCGGCCTCGAGACGGTGCGGGTGCTGGCCCTGCGCGGCGCCCGGGTGATCGCCGTGGCGCGCAGCGAGGAGAAGGCGCGCGGCGCCATCGATGCGGCCCACGCCAGCGGTGCCCTGCCCGTGGCCTGCGAGCTGGCGGAGCCCGAGAGCGTGCTCTCCTGCGTGTCGGCGGTCGAGAAAGACGGCGTGCGCCTGGATGCCATCATCTGCAACGCCGGCATCATGGCGCTGCCGAAGCTCGAGAAGGTGCACGGCTACGAGAAACAGTTCTTCACCAATCACATCGGTCACTTCTTGCTCGTCACGCGCCTCTTGCCCCGCCTCGCGGAAACCGGAAGGGTGGTCATGCTGTCGAGCTCCGCGCATTCGGGGGCACCGCCGGAGGGCATCGCCTTCGACAATCTGCAGGGCGAGAAGAGCTACTCGCCGTGGGCCGCCTACGGTCAATCGAAGCTCGCCAACTTGCTCTTCGCCCGGGAGCTGTCGCGGCGCCTCTCCAGCGACAAGCAGACTGCGAACGCCGTGCACCCCGGGGTCATCAAGACCAACCTGGGTCGCAACATGCCGGCTCCCGCCCGCGCGGCGCTGGCCATCGCTTCGCCCTTGGTGCTCAAGAGCGAGGCGCAAGGCGCCGCCACCCAGTGCTACGTGGCGGTGCACCCGGACGCCGCCAGTATCACCGGCGAGTACTTCGCCGACTGCAACGTGAGCAGCTCCACACGGCAGGGCCGAGACATGGACCTGGCAGAGAGGCTCTGGGAGGAGTCCGAGCGGATCATAGAGCGGGTTTCCTGA
- a CDS encoding NAD(P)/FAD-dependent oxidoreductase encodes MDYDVVVLGAGNAGFGAAGVARDAGLSVAVVEERDVGGTCPLRGCVPKKVLVAASEILEAIARAEQHGISVSSAKLDWSTLIERKRSFVEGVPEQMSESLESRGIDVLRGSARFVARDAVEVGDRRVSAKEFVIATGSAPRRLSIAGAEHTITSDEFLELEEQPARAIFIGSGVIALEFSHVLARAGSSVTVLEVAPKVLGNFDQELVADLLAVSAELGIETHTSAKIVRIEKRDAELSVVAEIDGREQRFAADLVVNAAGRVPSLAFLNLEAAGLSFDAGRPRLERGIRSADNPHVWFAGDALPATPQLSPVATWEGQAVGRHLVSGGLPTALDYQAIPSCVYTIPALASVGHTEASAKAAGLSVEVADNDMKSWRSARTYAERAARSRVVTTKADGRIIGASILGHGAQEVIHLFAFAIAHGLEKSELSSAVYAYPTFSSDVRYML; translated from the coding sequence ATGGACTATGACGTCGTCGTGTTGGGAGCGGGGAACGCGGGGTTCGGGGCTGCCGGCGTTGCGCGGGATGCAGGGTTGTCCGTAGCGGTGGTGGAGGAGCGCGACGTGGGCGGCACCTGTCCCCTCCGCGGCTGTGTTCCCAAGAAGGTATTGGTGGCGGCATCCGAGATTCTGGAAGCGATCGCGCGAGCCGAGCAGCACGGCATCTCCGTTTCCAGTGCGAAGCTCGATTGGTCCACGCTCATCGAGCGCAAGCGTTCGTTCGTAGAGGGTGTGCCGGAGCAGATGTCGGAATCCTTGGAGAGCCGGGGTATCGACGTCTTGCGGGGCTCGGCGCGCTTCGTGGCTAGGGACGCCGTGGAGGTCGGCGATCGGCGCGTGAGCGCAAAGGAGTTCGTGATCGCCACCGGCTCCGCGCCACGGCGTTTGAGCATCGCAGGCGCGGAGCACACCATCACCAGCGACGAGTTCTTGGAGCTGGAGGAGCAACCTGCTCGTGCGATCTTCATCGGGTCCGGCGTCATCGCACTGGAGTTCTCCCACGTGTTGGCTCGAGCCGGCTCCAGCGTCACCGTGTTGGAAGTCGCGCCCAAGGTGTTGGGCAACTTCGATCAGGAGCTGGTGGCAGATCTCCTCGCGGTGAGCGCCGAGCTCGGCATCGAGACCCACACGAGCGCCAAGATAGTGCGCATCGAAAAGCGGGATGCGGAGCTTTCCGTGGTAGCCGAGATCGACGGTCGCGAGCAGCGCTTCGCCGCAGATCTGGTGGTCAACGCCGCCGGTCGCGTGCCCAGCCTCGCATTCCTGAATCTGGAAGCTGCGGGTCTCTCCTTCGATGCTGGCCGCCCACGTCTCGAGCGCGGCATTCGCAGCGCCGACAACCCCCACGTGTGGTTCGCGGGCGACGCACTGCCGGCCACGCCGCAGCTGTCGCCGGTGGCAACCTGGGAGGGCCAGGCCGTGGGGCGGCACCTGGTCTCCGGCGGCTTGCCCACGGCCCTCGACTACCAGGCGATCCCGTCTTGCGTGTACACGATTCCCGCTCTCGCGAGCGTGGGTCACACGGAGGCCAGCGCGAAGGCGGCGGGCCTATCCGTAGAGGTGGCGGACAACGACATGAAGAGCTGGCGCTCCGCGCGTACCTATGCGGAACGGGCCGCGAGGTCCCGCGTCGTCACGACAAAAGCAGACGGAAGGATCATCGGCGCGTCGATCCTGGGCCACGGCGCCCAAGAGGTGATTCACTTGTTCGCCTTCGCTATCGCCCACGGCCTGGAAAAGAGTGAGCTGTCGTCGGCGGTGTATGCGTATCCTACGTTTTCGTCCGACGTTCGCTACATGCTTTGA